GATAGCTATTATTGACTATGGTGCTGGGAATATACAAAGCGTTATGAATGCTTTTGAAAAGATAGGCGCTAAAGCTACGCTTGTTAGCGATGCGGATAAACTAAAGAGCTATGACAAACTTATTTTGCCTGGAGTTGGCGCATTTTCAGAGGCAATGCAAAGATTAAAAAGTGCAAATTTAGACGAAGCTATAAAGGATTTTGTCGCTAGCTCAAAGCCTTTTTTGGGAATTTGTCTTGGTATGCAGCTGCTTTTTGATCAGAGTGATGAGTTTGGTTTTAGTGCTGGACTTGGGCTAATAAGTGGCAAGGTTGTAAAATTTCAAAATGATAAATTTATAACCCCACTTAAAGTTCCTCATGTTGGCTGGAATACGGTAAATTTTAAAAAACAAACTGCGATAAATAAAGGTTTAAAAGATAGCGAGTATTTTTACTTTGTGCATAGTTTTCACGCTGTTTGTGAAGATGATGTTGTTCTTGGCGTTAGCAAATATGGCTATAACTTTATCTCTGCTGTTGCAAAGGATAATGTTTTTGGCTTTCAGCCTCACCCTGAAAAAAGTCATGATACTGGACTTAAAATTTTAAAGAACTTTAAGGAGCTTTGATGGAAATTTTCCCTGCTATAGATTTAAAAGATGGCAAAGCAGTAAGGTTAAGTAAGGGCGATATGGCTACTGCAAAAGTGTATTCAGATAGGCCTTGGGAGCTGGCAAAAGAGTTTGAACAAATGGGCGCAAAGTGGCTTCATGTAGTTGATCTTGATGGTGCATTTGCTGGAGATGTTATAAATTTTGAAGTTATAAAAAAGATAGTAAGTTCAACAAATTTGCAGGTGCAAGTCGGCGGTGGCATAAGAGATGAAGGTCGCATAAATAGATATCTTGATATGGGAGTTAGTCGTGTTATTTTGGGCTCTGTGGCACTTAAAGATCCAAATTTTGTGAGAGAAATGGCAAAGGCTTATCCTATAGTTGTTGGTATTGACGCAAAAAACGGCTATGTGGCGACCGAGGGCTGGGCTGATGTAAGTGATATGCCTGCGGTTGATCTTGCTAGAGAATTTGCTAACGCTGGAGTAAGGGCGATAATTTGCACAGATATTAGTAAAGATGGTATGCTTGGTGGGGTAAATTTAGATTTTACGCTTCAAATAGCAAGAACAAGTGGCGTTGAGACGATAGCAAGTGGTGGCGTAAGCTCTTTTGAAGATGTTTTGGAGCTAAAAAACAGTAGTGAGATGGGCGGTGTTATTGTTGGTAAGGCTTTTTATGAAGGTAAAATCGACTTAAAAAGAGCTTTTAAATCACTTTTATAAATTTTAAAGCTTTAATCAATATAAAATTTGCTAGAATATAGTAATTTTTTCTTACAAAGGATATGATTGTGAAAATTTTGGTTGTAGATGATAGCTCAACTATGAGAAGAATTATTAAAAACACACTACAAAGACTTGGACATGAAGAGGTCTTAGAAGCTGAACATGGAGTTGAGGCTTGGGCTTTGCTAGGACAACATCCAGATGTGCAAGTTCTTGTAACTGACTGGAATATGCCAGAGATGAACGGACTTGAGCTTGTGAAAAAAGTACGCGCAGAGTCAAAATATGCAGATATGCCTATCATTATGGTTACAACTGAGGGTGGTAAGGCTGAGGTTATTACGGCTTTAAAAGCTGGGGTAAATAACTATATAGTTAAGCCATTTACGCCGCAAGTTTTAAAAGAAAAACTTGAAGATGTTCTTGGCTAATGAGGGATAAATTTTACGAACTGAGCATAAAAAGCTCTAATTTTTATGATGAAATTTTGGAGCTTCTCTTCTCGTTTGGTATTACTTGTGTAGAGGAAAAAGATGGCGAGATACTTGTACGAGACGAGGAAGATCTAAGCCACATAGGGTGGGGGGTTTGCGAGTATATTACAAAACTCTCGTCGCATTTTGGTGTTTTAAATGACTTAAAAACTCAGATACTTCAAAAAGATAACAAAGACTGGATAAACGAGTATAAGAGCGGCGTAAAGCCAGTTGCTTTGGGAAAATTTTATATTCGTCCAAGCTGGGAAGCTCAAGATGATAGTTTAGAAAACATCGTTATAGATCCAGCTTTAGCGTTTGGTTCAGGACACCATGAAAGCACCAGCTCTTGTTTGCTTTTTTTGCAAAAA
This portion of the Campylobacter suis genome encodes:
- the hisH gene encoding imidazole glycerol phosphate synthase subunit HisH; its protein translation is MIAIIDYGAGNIQSVMNAFEKIGAKATLVSDADKLKSYDKLILPGVGAFSEAMQRLKSANLDEAIKDFVASSKPFLGICLGMQLLFDQSDEFGFSAGLGLISGKVVKFQNDKFITPLKVPHVGWNTVNFKKQTAINKGLKDSEYFYFVHSFHAVCEDDVVLGVSKYGYNFISAVAKDNVFGFQPHPEKSHDTGLKILKNFKEL
- the hisA gene encoding 1-(5-phosphoribosyl)-5-[(5-phosphoribosylamino)methylideneamino]imidazole-4-carboxamide isomerase; this encodes MEIFPAIDLKDGKAVRLSKGDMATAKVYSDRPWELAKEFEQMGAKWLHVVDLDGAFAGDVINFEVIKKIVSSTNLQVQVGGGIRDEGRINRYLDMGVSRVILGSVALKDPNFVREMAKAYPIVVGIDAKNGYVATEGWADVSDMPAVDLAREFANAGVRAIICTDISKDGMLGGVNLDFTLQIARTSGVETIASGGVSSFEDVLELKNSSEMGGVIVGKAFYEGKIDLKRAFKSLL
- a CDS encoding chemotaxis response regulator CheY, producing MKILVVDDSSTMRRIIKNTLQRLGHEEVLEAEHGVEAWALLGQHPDVQVLVTDWNMPEMNGLELVKKVRAESKYADMPIIMVTTEGGKAEVITALKAGVNNYIVKPFTPQVLKEKLEDVLG
- a CDS encoding 50S ribosomal protein L11 methyltransferase, which gives rise to MRDKFYELSIKSSNFYDEILELLFSFGITCVEEKDGEILVRDEEDLSHIGWGVCEYITKLSSHFGVLNDLKTQILQKDNKDWINEYKSGVKPVALGKFYIRPSWEAQDDSLENIVIDPALAFGSGHHESTSSCLLFLQKYAKSGDLALDVGCGSGILSIALAKLGCIVQACDTDELATQSSQQNALLNKVQLDKIWTGSISNLEQKYDIVVANIIADVIFMLKKDLKNILKNGAYLLLSGILQKYEERILADFADLELVEKKQVNDWVSFVFKK